The genomic window GCGCGTCCGAATACCCAGGCAGCGGCAAAGCACCGCCGCCATTGACAGAAGCAGACGGCGTATTTAGTGTGTTCGATTGGGTTTCGTCGGTGCCAGTGACCGACGCGCGCGGTCGATAGACTCTCCGAGGCTGGTTCTTGACGCACCTGGTCGAAGTTGTTTGCCTGGTCCTCTTCCTGCTCCTTGTCGCCCTGCCGAGCATCTACGGTTTTCATATGTACTTGCTCATGTATCTGGCCAGCCGGCGGCGCCGGCGGGTGCGGACCCAGCAGCGCGCGGCGATCGAGCGCTACCAGCGCGTGACTCCCGACGACGCCTGGCCGCGCGTCACCACCCAGCTTCCGCTCTACAACGAGATCGACGTGGCGCGGCGCGTGATCGAGGCCGCTGCCCGCATGGACTACCCCGCCGGCAAGCATGAAGTCCAGGTGCTCGATGACAGCACCGACGGCACGCGCGCTGTGGTCGATGAGGTCGCAGCGGAGCTGTGCGCCCAGGGCTACGACGTCAAGGTCGTCCGCCGGCCGACGCGGGCCCACTATAAAGCGGGCGCCCTGGCGCATGGTTTGAAAACCGCCACCGGCGAGTTCGTCGCCATCTTCGACGCCGACTTCGTCCCGGATCGCGGCTTCCTCCGCCGCCTGATCCCGCTGTTCGCCGGCCGCGACGACGTCTGCGTCGTGCAGGGGCGCTGGGGCCATCTCAACGCCAATGAGAGCTGGATCACCGAGGGTCTGTCGCTGGGCCTCGACATGCACTTCGCCATCGAGCAGGCCGCCCGCAACTGGAACGGCCTGCTGATGAACTTCAACGGCACCGGCGGCATCTGGCGCAAAGCCGCGATCGATGACCCGCGCGTCGGCGGCTGGAGCGGCGATACCATCACCGAAGACCTTGACCTGTCGTACCGCGCGCAGCTCGCCGGCTGGAACATGATCTTCTGCGACGACGTCGTCTGCCCGGCGGAAATCCCGGCTGATGTGAACGCCCTCAAGGCCCAGCAGCGGCGGTGGGCCGTCGGCATCATGCAGGTCGCCCGCAAGCTGTTGCCGGCGGTGTGGCATTCGCCCCGCCTCTCGGTCTGGCAGAAGCTCCAGGCGACTGTGCATCTGACGCAGTACGCGATCGCCGTGCCGATGATCCTGGTCGCCCTGGTCGGGCGCCTGCTGCCGCTGATGCTGACGGGCGACCGCTGGCCGGCGTGGATTCAGTGGCTGTGCATGGCGTTCCTGCTGGCGGCGGTGGCGCCGTGCATCGCGTACATGAACGCCCGCTACGTCATCGGCGGCGGCATCCCCGGCCCGCTGCGCATCCTCAAGCTCATGGTCCTGGGGCTGGGGCTGTGCGTGAACAACGGCGTCGCGGTGCTCACCGGCCTGGTCCAGAACGGCGGCGAGTTCGTCCGCACGCCGAAGTCCGGCAGCACCACGCAGAAAAGGAGCGGAGGCACCTATGCCAGCCTGCGCTCACGGCTGTGGATCTTCGAGTTACTGCTGGGCGTGTACTGCCTCGCGCAATGGGTGATCTTCCTGCCGAAGGACGGCATCGGCGGCGTGTTCCTGCTGCTCTACGCGATCGGCCTGCTGCTGATGGGCTGGGGCTCGCGGCCGCGCCCGGCGCCGCGCGCCGCGGTCGTCGCGCTGCGCACCGTGCCGGCCACGGCGGTGCCCACGGCTCCGCCACTGGTCCAACCCAGCCCCGGCCGCGTGCCGGTCTCCACGCTCCCCTCATAGAAAATCCGCGATCACCGTGTCCGCAAGCAGCAACCCCCTGCGCGTCAGGCGGATGCCCGTCTCGTCCACGACCAGCAATCCATCCGCGCGGTGCGGCTCGAGCGCCGCAGCGAACAGCGCCGCCGGATCCTGTCCGTAGCGGTCCGCGAACCGCCGCCGGTCGATCCCGGCCGTCAGACGCATTTCGAGCATGGCTGTTTCGCGCGCTCGTCGCTCGGGCGGCAGACGCTCTTCTTCGACGCGCGGTGATCGCGCGCCCTGAATCGCCGCCACGTACGCCGCCGTGTCCGCGACGTTCTGATAACGCACCTCGTCGATGAACCCCGCGGCGGCCGGTCCCAGGCCGACGTACGGCTCGTTGTGCCAGTACCGCAGGTTGTGCCGGCACTCAGCGCCCGGGCGGGCGAAGTTGCTGATCTCGTAGTGGGCCAGCCCCGCCGCCGCCAGCACGTCGATCGTCGTTTCGTACATGTCCGCTTCGAGGTCGGGGTCGACGCGCAGCACCGCGCCCGCGTCAAGCCGCTCTCGAAGCAGCGTGCCGGGTTCATAGGTCAACCCGTAGCACGACATGTGCTCCGGCTCCAACTTCAGGGCGGCGTGCAGCGACTGCCGCCAGGAAGCCAGCGTCTGGCCGGGGATGCCGAAGATGAGGTCCAGGCTGAGTCGCCGGATTCCGGCGCGGCGGCAGGTCGCGAGCGTCTGGCTCACCTGCTCCGGGCGGTGTGTGCGGTCGAGGACCTTGAGTTCGTCCGGGTTGAAGCTCTGGGCGCCGACGGACACGCGGTTCACGCCCGCGCCGACGAGCACGTCAGCAATCTCTGCGGTAACGGTGGCCGGGTTCGCCTCAACCGTGAATTCGACGTCCCGCCCCGGCGCGCACGCCCGCAGGGCCGCCAGCAGCCGGGCGAGCTGGTCCGCCGGCAGGACCGTCGGCGTGCCGCCACCCACAAAAATCGTGTCCACGGCGAAGCCGCCCGTGCAGGTCGCCGCCGCCAGTTCGGCCAGCACGGCATCCACCAGGGGGCCGACCGCGCCCGGGTCGAGCACCTGTGAGTAGAAGTCGCAATAACCGCACAGCCGGCGGCAAAACGGGACATGGACATAGAGTGAACGGCAGGGGCTGGACATTGTCAGGGTACCGGCTTTCGCATAGCATACGGCGTTGCGTCCGTGACGCATCATAGTCGGCGTCGCGAGCCTCCGGGGGGGCGGACTGCGGCTTGGGTCGCTCCGCCGGCGCAGGTGAGCGCTGCGGCTTTGCGAGGGAAGCTGGGCATGAACGTCGTCTTGGTGATGTTTAAGGACAATGAGCGGCGGGAATTCCCCCTCAGCGGGGATAAGACCGTGATCGGACGGCGTCAGGACTGCCAGCTACGCATCCCGACGAAGGATGTGTCGCGCCAGCACTGCGTGCTCATCATCGACGACGCGTCGCTCGTCGCGAAGGACCTGGGCAGCTCGAACGGGACGTTCGTGAACGGCAAGCGGATCGCGGAGTCGGAGCTGAAACCGGGCGACCGGCTCCGGCTGGGGCCCGTGACCTTTGTCGTGCAGATCAACGGCAAGCCGGCGGAGATCAAGCCCGAGGATGTCACGCTGCAGTCCACGGCCGAGCCGACCGCGGCCGCCGACGATGAAGAAACGTTCGACCTCAACGAAGAAGACTTCGATCTGGACGATCCGCTCTCCGCGCTTGAGGACGATGACGACGACGATATGCCGTGACGCGGCCGTCGCCGGGGTCAGTATCCGCATTTTCAGCCATGTCACCATCCGACACCGATCGGCACACCCGGGTCCGTCCGCGCGCCGCGCGCCGCTGGCGCCTCGTCCTGCTGAGCGGAGCCTGCCTGGTGCCGGTGCTGCTGCTGGGGGCGTTTCTGGCGCTGACGTTTCGGCCGGCGTGGTATCAGCCCGGGGCGGTGGATCGCGGTCGGTTGCTCGCGGACAAGACCGCGCTCGCCCAGCTCCAGGACGACATCAGTGCGGCCCTGAACGCCGGCCGCACGGCCCGATTCCGGCTGGATGAGGCGCAGCTCAACCGGTGGCTGACGGCGCGCGGCGAGCTGTGGCCGGAGCTGGGAGCGGACCCGGAGGGCATCGGGCAACCCGTGGTGCGCCTGGCGGATGGGGTTATCCGCGTCGCCGTGCTCGCGCGTGTGCGCGGTGCGGAGGCGATTGTTGAGCTGGCCGGACGCGTGGAGCCGACCGCGGAGAGCATCGTGGTGCACTGCGCGCACGTGCGGGTGGGTGCGGTGCCCATCCCGCGCGACTGGGTGCTCGGCCAGGTGTCGCGGCGACTCGCGCGGGCGGCGAATACGAAGTTGACTGTCGCGCATGGAGCGCTGCGGCTGGCGAACGAGTGGGTCTGGCCGAATGGCAAGCGTCGTTTTCGCGCGGCGGAGATCGTCGTGTCGGCCGGCGCGGTCGAGGTCGCGCTGGAGCCGCTGGGCTCAGCGGGCCGCTGAGTTGACGAATCCCGGCTGAAGCGCGCACAGTGATTGCCGCGAGAGTCGCGGGCAGCGGAGGGTCGGTATGTCCGTGGAGCGGATCGGCGCTGATGTGCGCGTGCACCCCGTGGGCGCGGTGACAGGGACCGTGCGACCGCCGGGGTCGAAGAGCCTGACCAATCGGTACCTCGCGTGCGCCGCGCTGGCCGATGGCCGCAGCACGCTGGAGGGGGCCTCGCTCTCGGATGACACACATGCCATGCTCGCAGGGCTCACGGCGCTGGGCGTGGGGGCCGACGTCGTCGCGGGGCGGCCGGAAATCACCATCGCCGGCGGTCGTGGCAACCTCACGGCGGATGACGTCGAGATTGACGTTGGCAACGCTGGCACGGCGATGCGCTTTTTGACGGCGCTCGCGTGCCTGGGGTTCGGCCGGCGGCGGTTGGACGGCTCGCCACGGATGCGGGCGCGGCCGATCGGCGCGCTGGTCGATGCGCTGACGGCGCTCGGGGCGCAGATCGGCTACGAAGGCACGCCGGGCTGTCCGCCGCTGGGGGTGCTCGCGCGCGGGCTGAGCGGCGGCGAGGTCGTGTTCAACACGCCGCCGTCGAGCCAGTTCCTCAGCGCGCTGCTGATGGTGGCGCCGTACGCGACGCAGGATGTGCTCATGCGCGTCGAGGGCCCGCTGACCAGCCGGCCGTACGTGGATATGACCATCGATGTCATGCGCGACATGGGCGTCGAAGCCCTCGCGACCGACGAGGGGCGTTTCGTCGTGCCGGCATTCCAGCGCTATCAGGCCGGCACATACGCGATCGAACCCGACGCCAGCGCCGCAACGTATTTCTGGGTGGCGGCGGCGATCACCGGCGGGCGTATACGCGTGGAGGGCCTGACGCGTCGCAGCCGGCAAGGTGACGTGGGTTTTGTCGATGTGCTGGCGCAGGCGGGGTGCGCGCTCCACGTAGACGACACCGGCCTGGAGGTCGTCGGGCCGGCGGACGGAAGGCTGGCCGGCATCGACGTCGATCTCAACACAATGCCGGACACGGTGCAGACGCTGGCGGTGGCGGCGCTGTTCGCCTCCGGCCCGACGCACATCCGCAATGTGGCGAACCTGCGGATCAAGGAGACGGACCGCATCGCCGCCTTGGCGACCGAGCTGACGCGACTGGGGGCGCGCGTCGAGACGCGCCCGGACGGCCTGACCATTCAACCCCCGGAGCGCTTGCGGCCCGCGGAGATCCGGACGTACGACGACCATCGCATGGCGATGAGCTTCGCGCTGGCGGGCCTGGTAACGGAGGGCGTCGTGATTCAGGATGCGGACTGCGTGTCAAAGAGCTTTCCGGGGTACTTCGACGTGCTGGGCCGCCTGACGGGGCGCAC from Phycisphaerae bacterium includes these protein-coding regions:
- the hemW gene encoding radical SAM family heme chaperone HemW, with translation MSSPCRSLYVHVPFCRRLCGYCDFYSQVLDPGAVGPLVDAVLAELAAATCTGGFAVDTIFVGGGTPTVLPADQLARLLAALRACAPGRDVEFTVEANPATVTAEIADVLVGAGVNRVSVGAQSFNPDELKVLDRTHRPEQVSQTLATCRRAGIRRLSLDLIFGIPGQTLASWRQSLHAALKLEPEHMSCYGLTYEPGTLLRERLDAGAVLRVDPDLEADMYETTIDVLAAAGLAHYEISNFARPGAECRHNLRYWHNEPYVGLGPAAAGFIDEVRYQNVADTAAYVAAIQGARSPRVEEERLPPERRARETAMLEMRLTAGIDRRRFADRYGQDPAALFAAALEPHRADGLLVVDETGIRLTRRGLLLADTVIADFL
- the aroA gene encoding 3-phosphoshikimate 1-carboxyvinyltransferase is translated as MSVERIGADVRVHPVGAVTGTVRPPGSKSLTNRYLACAALADGRSTLEGASLSDDTHAMLAGLTALGVGADVVAGRPEITIAGGRGNLTADDVEIDVGNAGTAMRFLTALACLGFGRRRLDGSPRMRARPIGALVDALTALGAQIGYEGTPGCPPLGVLARGLSGGEVVFNTPPSSQFLSALLMVAPYATQDVLMRVEGPLTSRPYVDMTIDVMRDMGVEALATDEGRFVVPAFQRYQAGTYAIEPDASAATYFWVAAAITGGRIRVEGLTRRSRQGDVGFVDVLAQAGCALHVDDTGLEVVGPADGRLAGIDVDLNTMPDTVQTLAVAALFASGPTHIRNVANLRIKETDRIAALATELTRLGARVETRPDGLTIQPPERLRPAEIRTYDDHRMAMSFALAGLVTEGVVIQDADCVSKSFPGYFDVLGRLTGRT
- a CDS encoding glycosyltransferase — its product is MTHLVEVVCLVLFLLLVALPSIYGFHMYLLMYLASRRRRRVRTQQRAAIERYQRVTPDDAWPRVTTQLPLYNEIDVARRVIEAAARMDYPAGKHEVQVLDDSTDGTRAVVDEVAAELCAQGYDVKVVRRPTRAHYKAGALAHGLKTATGEFVAIFDADFVPDRGFLRRLIPLFAGRDDVCVVQGRWGHLNANESWITEGLSLGLDMHFAIEQAARNWNGLLMNFNGTGGIWRKAAIDDPRVGGWSGDTITEDLDLSYRAQLAGWNMIFCDDVVCPAEIPADVNALKAQQRRWAVGIMQVARKLLPAVWHSPRLSVWQKLQATVHLTQYAIAVPMILVALVGRLLPLMLTGDRWPAWIQWLCMAFLLAAVAPCIAYMNARYVIGGGIPGPLRILKLMVLGLGLCVNNGVAVLTGLVQNGGEFVRTPKSGSTTQKRSGGTYASLRSRLWIFELLLGVYCLAQWVIFLPKDGIGGVFLLLYAIGLLLMGWGSRPRPAPRAAVVALRTVPATAVPTAPPLVQPSPGRVPVSTLPS
- a CDS encoding FHA domain-containing protein — encoded protein: MNVVLVMFKDNERREFPLSGDKTVIGRRQDCQLRIPTKDVSRQHCVLIIDDASLVAKDLGSSNGTFVNGKRIAESELKPGDRLRLGPVTFVVQINGKPAEIKPEDVTLQSTAEPTAAADDEETFDLNEEDFDLDDPLSALEDDDDDDMP